In the genome of Acidimicrobiales bacterium, the window TGTCCCGGAAGAAACAACCGAACATCTGGCGGTAGTAATAGGTAGACGGCGGCTCGGGGATGATGTCGGCCACTCCGCCCCACGCACGGTGTTCCTTCCAGACATCGTCGGCCCGCTCGAGGATGTACGGGATCCAGCCGATCTGACCCTCGCTGTAGGCCAACTTCAGTTCGGGGAAGCGAACCAGCACGCCGGAGAATAGAAAGTCGCTCATCGAGGCGATGGCATTGTTGAAGCTCAGCGAGGCGGCCACGGCTGGCGGGGCGTCCGGCGAAGCGGCCGGCATCTTCGACGACGAGCCAATATGCATGTTGACCGTGGTTTGGGTGTCCTGGCACGCCTCGAAGAACGGGTCCCAGTAACCGGTGTGAATGGACGGCAGGCCCAGGTTGGGGGCGATCTCCGAAAAGCAGACGGCATGGCAGCCCCTCTCGGCATTGCGGCGCACCTCGGCGGCCGCCAGGCCGGCATCCCACAGCGGGATGATGATGAGCGGGATCAGGGCGCCGTCCGAATCACCGCACCACTCCTCCACCATGTAGTCGTTGTAGGCCTGCACGCAGGCCAGTCCGAGGTCATGGTCGGACGCCTCGTAGAAGGTCTGGCCGCAGAACCGGGGCAGGGTCGGGAAAGACAGTGAAGCCTCGACGTGGTTGACCTTCATGTCCTCGACTCGGGCCTTTGGGTCGTAGCAACCGGGCCGCATCTCGTCATACGTGATGGGCGCCATGGTCATCTCGTCGCGGTCGAAGCCGACGGCGGCCACGTGGCGTTTATTGGGATGCACTAGGTCCTCGTAGAACCAGATGTCGCACCAGGGGGCGTCAGGGGCGTCCAGTTCGTACTCGTACATCTTCGCCCCTCCGACCCAAGTCATGTCACCGAGGCGGCGGCGCTCCACCCGGGGCCCACGGTCGCGGTACTTCGCCGGCAGCCAGGCCTGCCAGAGGTGGGGTGGCTCGACAATATGGTCGTCGACGCTGATGATCGGCGGGATCTCGGTGATCCCGTTCTCTGAGGGCAGGTTCTCTGACAGCGGGTTCATCGGGGAGGTTGCGCTTCCGGTCGAATCGAGGGGCCGCCCAAAGTTTCTGACGGTCCGTCAGATTCTAGTCGTCGACGAACCCGGGCGCCCCACCAAGCCCCGCGGCTACTTTCGACCCATGGACGACAGAACCAGCGACGGGCCCTACGGCGAGGCGGCCACCTACCGACGCGACGACCACGTGGCCACCATCACCTACCACCGACCCGAGGCAGCCAATACCGTCAACGGTGCCATGCGCCGTGACCTCAATGGCGCCTGGGACCGATTCATGGCCGACGAAGAGGCCTGGGTGGCTGTCCTGACCGGGGCCGGTGACCGCCACTTCTGCGGGGGAGCCGACCTTCGCGACCCCGCCGGCTCCACAGGTGACTTCACCGGGACCTTCTGGGAGACACCAACCATCAACTCCTTCGAGTCGGGCCTCGAGGTGTTCAAGCCGACCATCGCAGCGGTGAACGGGGCGTGCGTGGGCTACGGCCTCACCGCCGTCGTGGCGTGCGACTTCGTGGTGGCTTCTGAACGGGCCACCTTCTCCTGGCCCGAGGTGAGCATCGGCATCCCAACCATCGTGGGCGCCATCCGACTACCCCGCAAGGTGGCATGGGCCGACGCCATGGAGCTCCTCCTAACCGGCGAGCCCATCGACGCCCAGCGGGCATTGGACATCGGCCTGGTCTGGCGGGTCGTCCCCCACGACGAGCTCATGGCCGAAGCCCGGACCCTGGCTGATCGCCTCTGCCGAGCTGCCCCCCTGGCCGCCCGAACCACCAAGGAGGTCGCCGTGCGAACCCGGGACATGGGCTGGACCGAGGCCGTGCGGTTCGGCGAGACCATGCGACGAGTGGCCGGCGCCACCGCAGACGCCACCGAGGGCCGGACCGCCTGGGCCGAGAAGCGCCCGCCCGAATGGGAGGGCCGCTGAATGGGCGGCCAGACTCCCAAGCGTTGAGGATCGGTAACGGGTCCGCCCCATCAGTGGCGGTCCGTCGAGCAACGGGAGCACCCACATGAAGGTCGGTATCGCATTCGCAAACATTGGGCCGTTCGGCAGCGCCGAAGGGGCCGCGGCGGTCGGCGCGGCCGCTGAGGCGGCGGGTATCGACTCGCTGTGGACCGTCGAACACGTCGTCTATCCGGACGAGTACGGGTCGACCTACCCCTACGACGATTCGGGCCGGATGGCCATGGCGCCCGATACCGACCTCACCGACCCACTGACCTGGCTGACCTGGGTGGGCGCCCACACCTCGACGCTCCGTCTAGCCACCGGGATCCTCATCCTCCCGGAACGCAACCCGGTCGTGCTGGCCAAGCAGTTGGGCACCATGGATGCCCTCACCGGCGGCCGGGTCGACCTGGGAATTGGCGTGGGCTGGCTGCGTGAAGAGTTCGACGCCCTGGGCATCCCGTGGGAGCGACGCGGCGCCCGGACCGACGAGTACGTGGCGGCCATGCGCACCCTCTGGAGCGGCAACAGCGTCTCGTTCGACGGCGACTTTGTGTCGTTCTCCGGCGTGTCGTCCAACCCCAAGCCAGTGAACGGATCGGTTCCCATCGTGATCGGCGGCCACAGCGATGCAGCGGCCCGGCGAGCCGGCCGGCTGGGTGACGGTTTTTGGCCCGGCAAGGGCGATCTCGACCATCTACTGGACATCATGCGCCACGAAGCCGAGGCCCACGATCGTGACCCGGACGCCATCGAGGTCACGTGGGCCGGCGACCTGACCGCCGGCGAGGATCCGGTGGCCGCGGCCGCCGCGCTGGCTGACAAGGGCGTCAGTCGGGTCATTGTGCCGTCGTTCCTGTTCTGGCGAGACCCCGAGGGCTCACTCGCCGCCTTCGGCGAATCAGTGGTCGCCCCGCTGGCCGACCTGTAACTGACCGGTAGCCGATCGTTCCCCGCACGCCAGCGCTCTACCCTGACGGCGTGCGAAGAGAGGACGAACACAACACCACGGGCTCGGGGGCCCACCGGTGACCGGCATGATGCGCGACCCGCGTTCGTCGCGTAGTCGCGACTTCGGACCGGCCTTCGGCATCGGCGGCCGAGGTCGCTCCCCCAGAGGGTCTTCTCCCAGGGGCGGGTCCCGACGCTCCCCCGGCGGCCTCCCCGGTAGCCCCGGCACGTGGCTACTCGGATTGATTGTCGTCGCCTTCTTCGCGGTGATTCTCCTGGGAAGCGACGAACCGGCCAGCGAGCAGGCCACCGAACAGGACCTGACCGCCACCGTGCAGGGGGCCATGGTCCAGGCCGGCCTGCCCACCGTGGAAGTCCGGGTCGTCGACTGGACCGTCATCCTCGAGGGCCGAGTGGCCACCTCGGATCTAAGGGAGGCCGCCGAACGGGTGGCCTTCGCCCAGGCGGATGTGATCAGCGTCCAGAACCGTCTGTTCGTGCCGCCCCCCATCGACGACCTTGTCCCGGTCAGCACCACGGTGCCCGACCTCCCGGCCTCACTGGCCGACCTCGTATTGCAGGCCCGGCTGAGTGCGGTGGCTGCCCACCCCCCGATCCAGTTCGAGAGCGGCGGCGACCGCATCACACTCGAGTCAGTGCCCACACTCGACCGTCTGGGCGCTTTCCTGCTATTCGAACCGGCCATCCGTGTGCAGATCATCGGCCATACCGACAGTGACGAACGCAGCCCCGGAGACAACCTGCACCTGTCAGCCGTGCGGGCCGATGCCGTGCGAACTCAGCTCCTGGCCCGGGGTGTGGAACCCGATCGGCTGGTCACCCTGGGGATGGGCCATGCCGACCCGATCGCCGACAACCTGACCAAGTCGGGTAAGGCGGCTAACCGGCGCATCGAGTTCCTGCTGCTACGGCCCGGCGAGGTTGGCCTGCCGCCACCTCCCGACCCGGGGATCCCCGATCCGGGTACCGACGACGAGGGAAAATGATTGGGAGAGGTCAGCGAGGGTTGCCGTCGACGGACAGTGACCGAGTACTCAATGAGGAGGGCTCGCATGAAGACCATCCAGAGGCAGGACGTCCGCAACAGGGTGACGGGGTTGTGCACCAGATGCCACCGGACCGGTGCGGTCGAGGTGGTGGGGCTGGTCTGCGACCGGTTCGGCGCCTCGGCCCAGCCGACCGGCGTATGCACCACGTGCAGCACCAGGCGAACCGTCCTGCGTTCCTAAACCTCGCCTGCTCCCCCGGAGTAGGCACCCGATGAGCATCTGGCGGGCCCGGGTCACCGAAGCGGCGGTCGGGCTGTTCAGCCACGCCCCCGACCCACTGGCCTCAACCTTCGATCATCCGGGCGACCCCGGCCTGTTCGGTCCCGGTTCGGTCACCTGGCGGGTCATGTGCGACTGCTCGACCTTTATCGGAGGTGTACGTGCGCTGATCGTCCAGGCCGCCCACCCCGAGGTGGCATCGGGGGTCGGCGACCATTCGTCGTATCGGACTGACCCGTTGGGCCGCCTCTCGCGGACTGCGTCCTACGTGACGGCGACCGCCTACGGCTCGCTGCCCGAGGTCGACCATGCCGTCGGCATCGTCAGCCGCCTGCACGGTCCGGTGTCAGGTAACTCCCACCGTGGCCTGGCCTATTCAGCGGCCGATCCCGAGATGAAGGCATGGGTCCACAATGCGCTGGTTGACTCGTTCCTGGTGGCCCACCGGACCTTCGGACCAGAGGCGATGGCCGATGCCGACGCCGACGCCTACGTGGCCGAACAGGTCCGCCTCGGCGTCCGTATGGGCGCCAGCCCGCTTCCCGACACAGCAGACGCCCTTACCGGGTGGCTGCTCGAGCATCCGTCTCTGGGTCCGTCTCCAGCGGGCGCCGACGCCGTGCGCTTCCTGGCCGGACCACCCCTGAACGCGCCGGTCCGCCTCGCCTACCGGATCATCCACGATGCCGCGGCGGCCACCATCCCCACACCAGTGCTCGACGTGCTGGGCATCCGACGTCGACCGGGCGCTGTGCTGAGGGGTCGCCTGCTCATCCGTGCTCTGCGGGCCGCCCTCGGTGCTTCACCGGCGTGGGCCGCCGCGCTGGAACGCTGTGGTCAACCACGACCCGACGGCGTGCGCTTCCGCAACGACCCCGGAACCAGTTGCTGAAAACCGACCGCTGAGGCCGGCGGAACACCTACCCCTTTGCCGGACCGGATCAGCCGGCCGAGGACGTGGTCAGTACCGGCTGACTGGGTGTGAACTCCACCGGCAGGTGTTTGATGCCGTTCACGAAGTTCATGCGGAGCCGATCGGCCGGACCAGTGATGGTGATGTCGGGTAGCCGG includes:
- a CDS encoding amidohydrolase family protein, whose amino-acid sequence is MNPLSENLPSENGITEIPPIISVDDHIVEPPHLWQAWLPAKYRDRGPRVERRRLGDMTWVGGAKMYEYELDAPDAPWCDIWFYEDLVHPNKRHVAAVGFDRDEMTMAPITYDEMRPGCYDPKARVEDMKVNHVEASLSFPTLPRFCGQTFYEASDHDLGLACVQAYNDYMVEEWCGDSDGALIPLIIIPLWDAGLAAAEVRRNAERGCHAVCFSEIAPNLGLPSIHTGYWDPFFEACQDTQTTVNMHIGSSSKMPAASPDAPPAVAASLSFNNAIASMSDFLFSGVLVRFPELKLAYSEGQIGWIPYILERADDVWKEHRAWGGVADIIPEPPSTYYYRQMFGCFFRDNHGLRSLDEVGVDNITFETDYPHTDTTWPHTKQVATDMMGHLPADVVWKIVRGNAARMLSLDIEPCPTV
- a CDS encoding enoyl-CoA hydratase-related protein; this translates as MDDRTSDGPYGEAATYRRDDHVATITYHRPEAANTVNGAMRRDLNGAWDRFMADEEAWVAVLTGAGDRHFCGGADLRDPAGSTGDFTGTFWETPTINSFESGLEVFKPTIAAVNGACVGYGLTAVVACDFVVASERATFSWPEVSIGIPTIVGAIRLPRKVAWADAMELLLTGEPIDAQRALDIGLVWRVVPHDELMAEARTLADRLCRAAPLAARTTKEVAVRTRDMGWTEAVRFGETMRRVAGATADATEGRTAWAEKRPPEWEGR
- a CDS encoding oxygenase MpaB family protein, giving the protein MSIWRARVTEAAVGLFSHAPDPLASTFDHPGDPGLFGPGSVTWRVMCDCSTFIGGVRALIVQAAHPEVASGVGDHSSYRTDPLGRLSRTASYVTATAYGSLPEVDHAVGIVSRLHGPVSGNSHRGLAYSAADPEMKAWVHNALVDSFLVAHRTFGPEAMADADADAYVAEQVRLGVRMGASPLPDTADALTGWLLEHPSLGPSPAGADAVRFLAGPPLNAPVRLAYRIIHDAAAATIPTPVLDVLGIRRRPGAVLRGRLLIRALRAALGASPAWAAALERCGQPRPDGVRFRNDPGTSC
- a CDS encoding OmpA family protein, which produces MILLGSDEPASEQATEQDLTATVQGAMVQAGLPTVEVRVVDWTVILEGRVATSDLREAAERVAFAQADVISVQNRLFVPPPIDDLVPVSTTVPDLPASLADLVLQARLSAVAAHPPIQFESGGDRITLESVPTLDRLGAFLLFEPAIRVQIIGHTDSDERSPGDNLHLSAVRADAVRTQLLARGVEPDRLVTLGMGHADPIADNLTKSGKAANRRIEFLLLRPGEVGLPPPPDPGIPDPGTDDEGK
- a CDS encoding LLM class F420-dependent oxidoreductase; the protein is MKVGIAFANIGPFGSAEGAAAVGAAAEAAGIDSLWTVEHVVYPDEYGSTYPYDDSGRMAMAPDTDLTDPLTWLTWVGAHTSTLRLATGILILPERNPVVLAKQLGTMDALTGGRVDLGIGVGWLREEFDALGIPWERRGARTDEYVAAMRTLWSGNSVSFDGDFVSFSGVSSNPKPVNGSVPIVIGGHSDAAARRAGRLGDGFWPGKGDLDHLLDIMRHEAEAHDRDPDAIEVTWAGDLTAGEDPVAAAAALADKGVSRVIVPSFLFWRDPEGSLAAFGESVVAPLADL